A stretch of the Malus sylvestris chromosome 10, drMalSylv7.2, whole genome shotgun sequence genome encodes the following:
- the LOC126587036 gene encoding vacuolar protein sorting-associated protein 28 homolog 1 — translation MEVKLANDKREREMYDSFAELYAIIKTTEKLEKAYVRDVITSSAYETECQKLIAHFKTLASTLKDTIPSIERFADTYKMDCPAAINRLVTSGVPATVEHRAAAASSMTSSAAAVAECTQNFITAMDSLKLNMVAVDQVHPLLSDLSTSLGKLTFLPPDFLGKVKLKEWIARLSKMGAADELTEQQSRQLHFDLESSYNSFMAALPNYGT, via the coding sequence ATGGAGGTCAAGTTGGCCAATGACAAGCGTGAAAGAGAAATGTATGATAGTTTTGCCGAACTATACGCCATTATCAAGACCACTGAGAAGCTTGAAAAGGCGTATGTTCGGGATGTGATCACTTCTTCTGCGTATGAGACTGAATGCCAAAAACTCATTGCCCACTTTAAGACATTGGCATCCACGCTTAAGGACACCATCCCGAGCATCGAGCGGTTTGCAGATACATACAAGATGGACTGCCCAGCAGCTATAAACCGCCTTGTGACCTCAGGGGTGCCTGCCACAGTGGAGCACCGGGCTGCTGCAGCTTCCTCCATGACTTCCTCAGCTGCTGCTGTGGCAGAGTGCACACAGAATTTCATCACCGCAATGGACTCCTTGAAGCTGAACATGGTGGCAGTTGATCAGGTGCACCCGCTGCTCTCAGACCTCTCAACGTCCCTTGGGAAGTTAACCTTTCTGCCACCGGACTTTTTGGGAAAGGTGAAGTTGAAGGAATGGATTGCAAGGCTGTCGAAGATGGGAGCAGCTGATGAGTTGACGGAGCAGCAGTCAAGGCAGCT